GGATTATATATCGGGTGCACTCAAGTTTATTATTTTGTGTTTTAGACCACTCATATTTAAAAATTATATTGTAGGCCACTCAAATTTATCTTTTCCTGTTTACAGGTCACCTATATTCGAAAATAATTTTGTGATTAGTCCAAATTCGTGTATACTTCCATCACTACTAAATCTGGCTAAAATTCTATTAgaaaaatgtaaaaaaataaataaataaatagataaaataataataaacacaAATAACCAAGTTTTTCttaattaacattatttatatgacTATTTGCTCATACCAAATACACGAGTATTTAGGTTTCTTTATAATTTTTTACAAATAGTTTTAgtcgaatttgatatatatgtaacaaCATATGAATTTGGATGACCTACAAATCATTTTCAAATATGAATGGCCTACAAATACGAATAGTTAAACTTGGGTGGCCTACAAAATCGTTTTCAATAATATAATTACATGTGGATATTTCTCTTATATACAAGTCCATTTTCTAATTGGTACAATCTTATACTTCAATCATCCTGTATGTAAATGACTCAATGCATgactacatatatttttttttttaaacaagtcCATCTTCTAATTCCTTAATCACGTCTTTCAATCGCTTCACGACTTGGGTCATCGTTGGCCGGCTATCAGGGTTCTTGCAGAGGCAACTAACACCCAATTTAGCGATATTTCGAGCAGCATCAACAGAATATTGGTTTTTCAAACGTGGGTCCATCAACATCCAAAAATTCCTGCTATCAGTAGGGTATCGTTTCACCCATTCGATAAGTTTTTGTTCGCCTTTTGCTCGGCTTCTATCGATTGCCTGTCTGCCTGTTAAAATCTCGAATAGTACTACCCCAAAGCTCCATACATCACTTTTTGATTTCAAACGGCCCGTTTCGGCGTATTCTGGGGCAGCATATCCATATGTACCAACAGGCTGAAAATATTAAACACAATACTTACAATAATGCAGAGGAACATGTTTCCACACTTCAAAAATATTGCAAAAACTATTACTATGTtgagtttaatttattaaaataaagtTGTTGCTCCTAAAAATGTAGTGCATACCTTAGTTGATACATGAGTATTATCCCCTTGTGGACCTTCTCTTGCAAGACCAAAATCGGAAAGCTTTGGGTTGAATTTTTCATCTAATAGCACGTTAGACGTCTTGAAATCACGAAATATCAccttacaattaatattaatattaaacataTAACACAAAATTAGTGTCAAcaaataaagataaaaaaaaacTTTCCAAATGGAACATGAAACTTTTTTAATCACAAGAGCTCCTTTAGTATGGGTTCATACATAGAAACAAACAACCAATGTGAACGAATGGCAAAAACTTTATTAATTTAACACTAGGTATATGATCAAAGATCTGAAAACGTACCTGAATTTCCATCCCGGCGTGTAAATAAGCCAGACCTTCGGCTACACCAAGTAAGATGTGTAATCTTGTTTTCCAAGGAATTGGTGGTAAATTCGGGCTAAATAGATGAGTTGCTAAACTCTTGTTAGGCATGTACTCATACACTAATAATCTTTGCATTCGTTCACCATCAACCGAGCAATATCCCAATAGTTTTACAAGGTTAGGGTGATCGACCACACCAAGAAACTGAACTTCTGTTAGCCATTCTTTATGTCCCTACAAATACATTTACTAAAAACATATTAAAATAATCTAACCCACATCAAAAATGAGTGATCTTGTACGTTAACAAATGCAGGGCTTCAAAATTAATATTCTACTTTTCTAATGAAGCTTATAGAGCGGATATTGAGGCGTGCAATGTGTACGGTCGGACAGGGCACCAAAAAATATACTGGGGTACAACTATTATTCTAATTTGACGTTTTAGTATAGTGGAGTATTATTTAACTTACTATTGTTATACATGGAAAATATTTGTATATAAAAAGGCCTACTTCTACTTCTTAAACAGGTCCCAAAAATTGACAGGACTATCTATAACTATCTTGCCATAAGCTTGTATTcaaatatgatttttttttatctTCTTAAAACCCATCAAAGATTAAAACTGTGAACATATTGGGGCAATGTTGAATTTCGCATTTGGATATCACAATGATTTTTTAATCAAATTGAATATCAAAGATTGGATATCACAATGATTTGAAAGAATTAATTAAATTACTTCTAATTTTTCAAATATTCAGCTTTTTTTGGTTTTAAATTCAAAAATTATACTCAACACATTCAAATTCTAGACATAAAAGACTGTAGCACTTTTTCCATAAAGGTCAAAGTGGATTGCCTAATACTATAACTAAGAATCTATTAAAAAAAAAGGTTGAAACTTTCACAATAATATTATCTAATAATCTCAAAtaacaaacacccaattcaaagatTTTGAAATTACCTGCATGCCTTGTTTGTTAAGCCTTTTAATAGCGACCACTAGAGGATTAATATCACTTTCAACAAGTTTAATTCTTGCTTTATAAACACTTCCAAACCCACCTTCACCAATCTTTAAAAGCTTATTGAAATTACTAGTAGCATTTCTAAGGTCTGAAAATGAAAATTTCTTCAACTTGTGTTCTTTTTCTTTATACATTTCTTCTATTTTTCTTGGAGGAGAAACAGAGTCTGTTGACTTGACCAATCCTGCTGCTGACTTTGACTTTCTTTGTTGGTTTTTATCACTTGATTCTGGTGAACTTCTAATTTTCCCGGTTGGTTTTGAATGAAATATGCTAAAACACTTCATCATTAAAAAGTTTTGAAAATAATTTATCTTTATATGTGTTCAACAAAATTTGATGAAAAAGGTTTGAAACTTTAAGAAAtttatgacaaaaaaaaaaaagcaaacccaGGTGAGAAATAAGATGGGATTTAAAGAAATTGATTGTGAGTGGTTGATTGTTGAGAGTGGAAATGAACCTTTAATATATGAAGAGTGAACGTAGGATTGACTTTGACGTATGGATAATTTGGTCAAAAGTGTAACACGGTTCATGTAATTGGCCATGTTCTGTTTTTAGTTCACACTTCACTCGTTTCATGAATTTGAATTATTTTATTACAGATCAAGTAATGGTAGGCACTGGGCACTCTATAACGTATCTAAAACACTATGAGTGGAGTTTTGAAAtcgattatatataaaactatgagcttaataatatattaatatcacgTTGTACGACTTGATAACATTAAGAATTGATAGTGCCACACATGGAGTTATACCTTGCAAACGGGTCGAGATGGGTCGGCTTGGTCAATGATCAAATGGGTCTGGGTCAGAAataaaatgggtcgaatgggttgGGTGAGACtcgggtcgggttgggtcaagCCCCGAGTCGGTTGGGTCGTGCTAGTAAAATATTTTCTTTTTTGTATTTTTTGAGGTATCTCTTCCGAACACGCGCTCCGAAAACACGTGCCGACAACGCACGACGAAAACGCGAGTAGAAAAACGCGTGTCGAAAAACGAGCGACGAAAGCGCGCCCCAAAACCACGCGACGAAAAAACACTTGTCGGAAACACGAGTCAAAAAAGGCGCCTCGATAACGCGCCTAAAAACGCCTCAAAAAACGCTCCTCGAGAAATGTGCCTCGAAAAATGTGTCTTGAAATCGCAGGTCGAAAACAGGTCACAAAAACGCGCATCGAAATCGCGTGTAGAAATCGCGCCTCGAAAACACGTGccgaaaaagtgcgtcgaaaaacgggCCTCGAAAAAACGCCTTGAAATCGCGCATCAACAACGCGCCTTGCAAAATGCGGGTCGAAAACCCGCGTTGCAAAACCCGGGTCGAAAAACGCCTCGAAAACGTGCCTCGATAACAGGCCTCAAAAACGCGCATCGGTTTAATTCTAGTAGGACCTAATTGAGTCAAATGTATGACTCATTAATCTTTTAAAAGTTGGGTTTTGATGAGCTTGGACCCATTTTGGATCTTTAAGTAAACCCACTGGACCTTTTTTAAGGCTTTGAGTCTTGTTTGCGAGGTCTACTTATGCCCTTATGAGTGGGGTCCGGATGATCCGAATTGCGAACATTTAGGACACAGAGGCATACCATAAACATTCATAACTATTGtgatgaaatgttccgttcatattgattataaacgttccatatgaattgatttcgttgcgaggttttgacctctatatgagacgtttttcaaagactgcattcgattttaaaacaaaccataacctttattttatcattaaaggtttaaaaatgataataaaaaatatagcgttttcacacgaccattacataatggttcttcgaatgcagttttcaaacaatattatataagcatagactccaaatcttgtccttaatttagtatgcaacagcggaagctcttaacaattacctgagaataaacatgcttaaaacgtcaacaaaaatgttggtgagttatatgtttaacctatatatttatcaatcgtaataatagaccacaagatttcatattttcatttttcataaacatcatcccatacatagagataaaaatcattcatatggtgaacacctggtaaccgacattaacaagatgcatataagaatatccccatcattccgggacatccatcggacatgatataaaaactcgaagtactaaagtatccgctacaacggatgaggtttgttgggcccaatagatctatctttaggattcgcgtcaattagtagactggtttactaattcttaggttaccaagcaaaaaggggcatattcggcttcgatcattcaaccatagaaagtagtttcatgtacttgtgtctattttgtaaaacatttataaagctgcatgtattctcatcccaaaaatattagattttaaaagtgggactattgatcaatccttaattaatgatgttacttaattacggattgagtgcaatgagattatgatggaggatggagtgtttgatgattattttgggccccgatgatcgactttcactttaactatcaagtgatcaaccaccccgacccggtcttgattgttaattagcataattcaccttaactcaatgtggaaattccttgggcaaagtcacaagtgaaaatcacaaaggcttgGACAAAtgccagagaatcaacaacccacaaatgagaggccaagctccctatttatagtattcgagatatccgcggtctgcaaATCACCTAACCgttcgcggaaactcagcggattaaaccgcagtcccttATTAACGCGGAAACATAACTGTTgtactttattttcagcgaatattgcatagcttagCTTTAGAGTTCGCGTAATTCTGCTTttggcctttagcaaataaaacacacatatacaatgccatgtatatgatcaagtccccccagtttattatgatatattttcgcgaagcaaatgtatcatgataaactctaaaaataaagaagtgctcCCTTAAAATTTATTCGCaagtattactttataatttttacCACCAATTCATTACCGTTGTTTTTATTAGGCTTAACGCGTAAACACAACGGTAACTTTCGCAATTCTGTCAAATCAATACGctgtaacggctagaaaattaTTGTTTACTCGTTGCAGTAATTTTACCCGTGTAAATGAAATCATtaccttttcaacttgctcgccctaattccaattataaatagctgAATAACCCGCATAAAAACTTTACGCTTTCTTTCTCAATTACGTATTGAACCATATTCATCTGATCACACTCATTCTTCGCAATTAGTCAATTCAACCTCTAATTTCTTCAATTCAACATCCTTTTTTTTTCTTACTACAAATGGCATCTTCTTCATCTATGCATACTCCTGTAGGTTTCGTTTCCTATATGACGGAAGCGAAACTCTAAACCCTACAGGAGTGGTACCCTCCAC
This window of the Rutidosis leptorrhynchoides isolate AG116_Rl617_1_P2 chromosome 7, CSIRO_AGI_Rlap_v1, whole genome shotgun sequence genome carries:
- the LOC139857408 gene encoding probable serine/threonine-protein kinase PBL19; translated protein: MMKCFSIFHSKPTGKIRSSPESSDKNQQRKSKSAAGLVKSTDSVSPPRKIEEMYKEKEHKLKKFSFSDLRNATSNFNKLLKIGEGGFGSVYKARIKLVESDINPLVVAIKRLNKQGMQGHKEWLTEVQFLGVVDHPNLVKLLGYCSVDGERMQRLLVYEYMPNKSLATHLFSPNLPPIPWKTRLHILLGVAEGLAYLHAGMEIQVIFRDFKTSNVLLDEKFNPKLSDFGLAREGPQGDNTHVSTKPVGTYGYAAPEYAETGRLKSKSDVWSFGVVLFEILTGRQAIDRSRAKGEQKLIEWVKRYPTDSRNFWMLMDPRLKNQYSVDAARNIAKLGVSCLCKNPDSRPTMTQVVKRLKDVIKELEDGLV